From one Mesoplodon densirostris isolate mMesDen1 chromosome 19, mMesDen1 primary haplotype, whole genome shotgun sequence genomic stretch:
- the CA11 gene encoding carbonic anhydrase-related protein 11 isoform X1, translated as MGGAARLNAPRALLLWAALGAAAHIGPAPDPEDWWSYKDNLQGNFVPGPPFWGLVNAAWSLCAVGKRQSPVDVELKRVLYDPFLPPLRLSTGGEKLQGTLYNTGRHVSFLPAPRPVVNVSGGPLLYSHRLSELRLLFGARDGAGSEHQINHQGFSAEVQLIHFNQELYGNLSTASRGPNGLAILSLFVNVAGSSNPFLSRLLNRDTITRISYKNDAYFLQDLSLELLFPESFGFITYQGSLSTPPCSETVTWILIDRALNITSLQMHSLRLLSQNPPSQIFQSLSGNGRPLQPLAHRALRGNRDPRHPERRCRGPNYRLHGLGGSRGPIGCASRGVKTPLARAFSRREARGWGARPESGGGREEGCALWRRVFWFGFFFFFFFRERSLLWSRLKAAASSCPLPGPPRTPLGADCKAPCLERAADFARARLTHLVEGAPCVPLNPRLQRAGCLI; from the exons ATGGGGGGTGCAGCTCGTCTGAACGCCCCTCGAGCGCTGCTACTCTGGGCCGCACTGGGGGCGGCAG CTCACATCGGACCCGCACCTGACCCCGAGGACTGGTGGAGCTACAAGGATAATCTCCAGGGAAACTTCGTGCCAG GGCCTCCCTTCTGGGGCCTGGTGAACGCAGCCTGGAGTCTGTGTGCTGTGGGGAAGCGACAGAGCCCCGTGGATGTGGAGCTGAAGAGGGTCCTTTATGACCCCTTTCTGCCCCCGCTGCGACTCAGCACAGGGGGAGAGAAG CTCCAGGGAACCCTGTACAACACCGGTCGCCATGTCTCCTTCCTGCCTGCACCCCGGCCTGTGGTCAATGTGTCTGGGGGGCCCCTCCTTTATAGCCACCGACTCAGTGAACTGCGGCTGCTATTTGGAGCGCGTGATGGAGCTGGCTCTGAACACCAGATCAACCACCAGGGTTTCTCTGCTGAG GTGCAGCTCATCCACTTCAACCAAGAACTCTACGGGAACCTCAGCACCGCCTCCCGGGGCCCCAATGGCCTGGCCATTCTCAGCCTCTTTGTCAAT GTGGCCGGTAGCTCAAACCCATTCCTTAGCCGCCTCCTTAACCGTGACACCATCACCCGCATCTCCTACAAGA ATGATGCCTACTTTCTTCAAGACCTGAGCCTGGAGCTCCTGTTCCCCGAATCCTTTGGCTTCATCACCTATCAGGGCTCTCTCAGCACCCCACCCTGCTCGGAGACTGTTACCTGGATCCTCATTGACAGGGCCCTAAATATCACCTCCCTCCAG ATGCACTCCCTGAGACTCCTGAGCCAGAATCCTCCGTCCCAGATCTTCCAGAGCCTCAGCGGTAACGGCCGGCCCCTGCAGCCCTTGGCCCACAGGGCCTTGAGGGGCAACAGGGACCCCCGGCACCCCGAGAGGCGCTGCCGAGGCCCCAACTACCGCCTGCATG GACTTGGCGGATCCAGGGGTCCCATTGGCTGTGCGTCTCGAGGGGTCAAGACGCCATTGGCCCGCGCTTTCAGCCGGAGGGAGGCACGCGGCTGGGGTGCAAGGCCGGAGTCGGGCGGGGGCCGAGAGGAGGGGTGCGCTCTGTGGCGTCGGGTGTtttggtttggcttttttttttttttttttttccgcgaAAGAAGTTTGCTTTGGTCACGCCTCAAGGCAGCCgcctcctcctgccctctccccGGCCCTCCGCGCACACCTCTTGGTGCAGATTGCAAAGCTCCTTGCTTGGAGAGGGCTGCAGATTTTGCAAGAGCCAGGCTCACCCACCTTGTAGAAGGAGCGCCTTGTGTCCCCTTGAACCCTCGGTTGCAAAGAGCCGGCTGCCTGATTTGA
- the CA11 gene encoding carbonic anhydrase-related protein 11 isoform X5 yields MGGAARLNAPRALLLWAALGAAAHIGPAPDPEDWWSYKDNLQGNFVPGPPFWGLVNAAWSLCAVGKRQSPVDVELKRVLYDPFLPPLRLSTGGEKLQGTLYNTGRHVSFLPAPRPVVNVSGGPLLYSHRLSELRLLFGARDGAGSEHQINHQGFSAEVQLIHFNQELYGNLSTASRGPNGLAILSLFVNVAGSSNPFLSRLLNRDTITRISYKNDAYFLQDLSLELLFPESFGFITYQGSLSTPPCSETVTWILIDRALNITSLQMHSLRLLSQNPPSQIFQSLSGNGRPLQPLAHRALRGNRDPRHPERRCRGPNYRLHVDGTPHGR; encoded by the exons ATGGGGGGTGCAGCTCGTCTGAACGCCCCTCGAGCGCTGCTACTCTGGGCCGCACTGGGGGCGGCAG CTCACATCGGACCCGCACCTGACCCCGAGGACTGGTGGAGCTACAAGGATAATCTCCAGGGAAACTTCGTGCCAG GGCCTCCCTTCTGGGGCCTGGTGAACGCAGCCTGGAGTCTGTGTGCTGTGGGGAAGCGACAGAGCCCCGTGGATGTGGAGCTGAAGAGGGTCCTTTATGACCCCTTTCTGCCCCCGCTGCGACTCAGCACAGGGGGAGAGAAG CTCCAGGGAACCCTGTACAACACCGGTCGCCATGTCTCCTTCCTGCCTGCACCCCGGCCTGTGGTCAATGTGTCTGGGGGGCCCCTCCTTTATAGCCACCGACTCAGTGAACTGCGGCTGCTATTTGGAGCGCGTGATGGAGCTGGCTCTGAACACCAGATCAACCACCAGGGTTTCTCTGCTGAG GTGCAGCTCATCCACTTCAACCAAGAACTCTACGGGAACCTCAGCACCGCCTCCCGGGGCCCCAATGGCCTGGCCATTCTCAGCCTCTTTGTCAAT GTGGCCGGTAGCTCAAACCCATTCCTTAGCCGCCTCCTTAACCGTGACACCATCACCCGCATCTCCTACAAGA ATGATGCCTACTTTCTTCAAGACCTGAGCCTGGAGCTCCTGTTCCCCGAATCCTTTGGCTTCATCACCTATCAGGGCTCTCTCAGCACCCCACCCTGCTCGGAGACTGTTACCTGGATCCTCATTGACAGGGCCCTAAATATCACCTCCCTCCAG ATGCACTCCCTGAGACTCCTGAGCCAGAATCCTCCGTCCCAGATCTTCCAGAGCCTCAGCGGTAACGGCCGGCCCCTGCAGCCCTTGGCCCACAGGGCCTTGAGGGGCAACAGGGACCCCCGGCACCCCGAGAGGCGCTGCCGAGGCCCCAACTACCGCCTGCATG TGGATGGTACCCCCCATGGTCGCTGA
- the CA11 gene encoding carbonic anhydrase-related protein 11 isoform X4, which produces MTPFCPRCDSAQGERSHRLSELRLLFGARDGAGSEHQINHQGFSAEVQLIHFNQELYGNLSTASRGPNGLAILSLFVNVAGSSNPFLSRLLNRDTITRISYKNDAYFLQDLSLELLFPESFGFITYQGSLSTPPCSETVTWILIDRALNITSLQMHSLRLLSQNPPSQIFQSLSGNGRPLQPLAHRALRGNRDPRHPERRCRGPNYRLHGLGGSRGPIGCASRGVKTPLARAFSRREARGWGARPESGGGREEGCALWRRVFWFGFFFFFFFRERSLLWSRLKAAASSCPLPGPPRTPLGADCKAPCLERAADFARARLTHLVEGAPCVPLNPRLQRAGCLI; this is translated from the exons ATGACCCCTTTCTGCCCCCGCTGCGACTCAGCACAGGGGGAGAGAAG CCACCGACTCAGTGAACTGCGGCTGCTATTTGGAGCGCGTGATGGAGCTGGCTCTGAACACCAGATCAACCACCAGGGTTTCTCTGCTGAG GTGCAGCTCATCCACTTCAACCAAGAACTCTACGGGAACCTCAGCACCGCCTCCCGGGGCCCCAATGGCCTGGCCATTCTCAGCCTCTTTGTCAAT GTGGCCGGTAGCTCAAACCCATTCCTTAGCCGCCTCCTTAACCGTGACACCATCACCCGCATCTCCTACAAGA ATGATGCCTACTTTCTTCAAGACCTGAGCCTGGAGCTCCTGTTCCCCGAATCCTTTGGCTTCATCACCTATCAGGGCTCTCTCAGCACCCCACCCTGCTCGGAGACTGTTACCTGGATCCTCATTGACAGGGCCCTAAATATCACCTCCCTCCAG ATGCACTCCCTGAGACTCCTGAGCCAGAATCCTCCGTCCCAGATCTTCCAGAGCCTCAGCGGTAACGGCCGGCCCCTGCAGCCCTTGGCCCACAGGGCCTTGAGGGGCAACAGGGACCCCCGGCACCCCGAGAGGCGCTGCCGAGGCCCCAACTACCGCCTGCATG GACTTGGCGGATCCAGGGGTCCCATTGGCTGTGCGTCTCGAGGGGTCAAGACGCCATTGGCCCGCGCTTTCAGCCGGAGGGAGGCACGCGGCTGGGGTGCAAGGCCGGAGTCGGGCGGGGGCCGAGAGGAGGGGTGCGCTCTGTGGCGTCGGGTGTtttggtttggcttttttttttttttttttttccgcgaAAGAAGTTTGCTTTGGTCACGCCTCAAGGCAGCCgcctcctcctgccctctccccGGCCCTCCGCGCACACCTCTTGGTGCAGATTGCAAAGCTCCTTGCTTGGAGAGGGCTGCAGATTTTGCAAGAGCCAGGCTCACCCACCTTGTAGAAGGAGCGCCTTGTGTCCCCTTGAACCCTCGGTTGCAAAGAGCCGGCTGCCTGATTTGA
- the CA11 gene encoding carbonic anhydrase-related protein 11 isoform X3, protein MGGAARLNAPRALLLWAALGAAAHIGPAPDPEDWWSYKDNLQGNFVPGPPFWGLVNAAWSLCAVGKRQSPVDVELKRVLYDPFLPPLRLSTGGEKLQGTLYNTGRHVSFLPAPRPVVNVSGGPLLYSHRLSELRLLFGARDGAGSEHQINHQGFSAEVQLIHFNQELYGNLSTASRGPNGLAILSLFVNVAGSSNPFLSRLLNRDTITRISYKNDAYFLQDLSLELLFPESFGFITYQGSLSTPPCSETVTWILIDRALNITSLQMHSLRLLSQNPPSQIFQSLSGNGRPLQPLAHRALRGNRDPRHPERRCRGPNYRLHGFAVFWILEACKLRSPAPGQTLARTTGVCC, encoded by the exons ATGGGGGGTGCAGCTCGTCTGAACGCCCCTCGAGCGCTGCTACTCTGGGCCGCACTGGGGGCGGCAG CTCACATCGGACCCGCACCTGACCCCGAGGACTGGTGGAGCTACAAGGATAATCTCCAGGGAAACTTCGTGCCAG GGCCTCCCTTCTGGGGCCTGGTGAACGCAGCCTGGAGTCTGTGTGCTGTGGGGAAGCGACAGAGCCCCGTGGATGTGGAGCTGAAGAGGGTCCTTTATGACCCCTTTCTGCCCCCGCTGCGACTCAGCACAGGGGGAGAGAAG CTCCAGGGAACCCTGTACAACACCGGTCGCCATGTCTCCTTCCTGCCTGCACCCCGGCCTGTGGTCAATGTGTCTGGGGGGCCCCTCCTTTATAGCCACCGACTCAGTGAACTGCGGCTGCTATTTGGAGCGCGTGATGGAGCTGGCTCTGAACACCAGATCAACCACCAGGGTTTCTCTGCTGAG GTGCAGCTCATCCACTTCAACCAAGAACTCTACGGGAACCTCAGCACCGCCTCCCGGGGCCCCAATGGCCTGGCCATTCTCAGCCTCTTTGTCAAT GTGGCCGGTAGCTCAAACCCATTCCTTAGCCGCCTCCTTAACCGTGACACCATCACCCGCATCTCCTACAAGA ATGATGCCTACTTTCTTCAAGACCTGAGCCTGGAGCTCCTGTTCCCCGAATCCTTTGGCTTCATCACCTATCAGGGCTCTCTCAGCACCCCACCCTGCTCGGAGACTGTTACCTGGATCCTCATTGACAGGGCCCTAAATATCACCTCCCTCCAG ATGCACTCCCTGAGACTCCTGAGCCAGAATCCTCCGTCCCAGATCTTCCAGAGCCTCAGCGGTAACGGCCGGCCCCTGCAGCCCTTGGCCCACAGGGCCTTGAGGGGCAACAGGGACCCCCGGCACCCCGAGAGGCGCTGCCGAGGCCCCAACTACCGCCTGCATG GATTTGCAGTGTTCTGGATACTGGAGGCTTGCAAGCTACGCTCGCCCGCCCCTGGGCAGACACTCGCTCGAACCACAGGAGTGTGCTGCTGA
- the CA11 gene encoding carbonic anhydrase-related protein 11 isoform X2 translates to MGGAARLNAPRALLLWAALGAAAHIGPAPDPEDWWSYKDNLQGNFVPGPPFWGLVNAAWSLCAVGKRQSPVDVELKRVLYDPFLPPLRLSTGGEKLQGTLYNTGRHVSFLPAPRPVVNVSGGPLLYSHRLSELRLLFGARDGAGSEHQINHQGFSAEVQLIHFNQELYGNLSTASRGPNGLAILSLFVNVAGSSNPFLSRLLNRDTITRISYKNDAYFLQDLSLELLFPESFGFITYQGSLSTPPCSETVTWILIDRALNITSLQMHSLRLLSQNPPSQIFQSLSGNGRPLQPLAHRALRGNRDPRHPERRCRGPNYRLHGMIQSAPPPRLGLTRLCVSPWCLNMIQSYPPLLLCMIQLLELSLFLPSPFVSKWYSPPPGH, encoded by the exons ATGGGGGGTGCAGCTCGTCTGAACGCCCCTCGAGCGCTGCTACTCTGGGCCGCACTGGGGGCGGCAG CTCACATCGGACCCGCACCTGACCCCGAGGACTGGTGGAGCTACAAGGATAATCTCCAGGGAAACTTCGTGCCAG GGCCTCCCTTCTGGGGCCTGGTGAACGCAGCCTGGAGTCTGTGTGCTGTGGGGAAGCGACAGAGCCCCGTGGATGTGGAGCTGAAGAGGGTCCTTTATGACCCCTTTCTGCCCCCGCTGCGACTCAGCACAGGGGGAGAGAAG CTCCAGGGAACCCTGTACAACACCGGTCGCCATGTCTCCTTCCTGCCTGCACCCCGGCCTGTGGTCAATGTGTCTGGGGGGCCCCTCCTTTATAGCCACCGACTCAGTGAACTGCGGCTGCTATTTGGAGCGCGTGATGGAGCTGGCTCTGAACACCAGATCAACCACCAGGGTTTCTCTGCTGAG GTGCAGCTCATCCACTTCAACCAAGAACTCTACGGGAACCTCAGCACCGCCTCCCGGGGCCCCAATGGCCTGGCCATTCTCAGCCTCTTTGTCAAT GTGGCCGGTAGCTCAAACCCATTCCTTAGCCGCCTCCTTAACCGTGACACCATCACCCGCATCTCCTACAAGA ATGATGCCTACTTTCTTCAAGACCTGAGCCTGGAGCTCCTGTTCCCCGAATCCTTTGGCTTCATCACCTATCAGGGCTCTCTCAGCACCCCACCCTGCTCGGAGACTGTTACCTGGATCCTCATTGACAGGGCCCTAAATATCACCTCCCTCCAG ATGCACTCCCTGAGACTCCTGAGCCAGAATCCTCCGTCCCAGATCTTCCAGAGCCTCAGCGGTAACGGCCGGCCCCTGCAGCCCTTGGCCCACAGGGCCTTGAGGGGCAACAGGGACCCCCGGCACCCCGAGAGGCGCTGCCGAGGCCCCAACTACCGCCTGCATGGTATGATCCAGTCTGCACCCCCTCCACGTCTTGGTCTAACCCGCCTATGTGTCTCCCCTTGGTGTCTCAATATGATACAGTCCTACCCCCCTCTGCTGCTCTGTATGATCCAGCTTCTTGAGCTCTcgctctttctcccttccccctttgTGTCAAAGTGGTACAGCCCACCTCCCGGTCATTGA